A genomic stretch from Enterobacter dykesii includes:
- a CDS encoding GNAT family N-acetyltransferase produces MSAIDVLSETELEVRDALPDDVHAIAAIYAWHVLHGRASFEEVPPTIDEMRQRMKSVAESGLPWLIALYRGIVVGYCYATPYRPRHAYRYTLEESIYVDASITGRGFGSALMDALIERCEQGPWRQMIAVVGDGNNNAGSLRLHKKHGFVIVGQLRSVGYKKGDWRDTVIMQRSLNDGDWTLPE; encoded by the coding sequence ATGTCGGCTATTGATGTTTTATCCGAGACCGAACTGGAAGTGCGCGATGCCCTTCCCGATGATGTGCATGCCATCGCCGCGATCTATGCCTGGCATGTGCTGCACGGGCGCGCGTCATTTGAAGAAGTCCCCCCCACCATCGACGAAATGCGTCAGCGTATGAAAAGCGTGGCTGAGAGCGGTTTACCGTGGCTTATCGCGCTGTATCGCGGCATCGTGGTGGGCTACTGCTACGCCACGCCTTACCGCCCGCGACACGCCTACCGCTATACCCTGGAAGAGTCGATTTACGTGGATGCCAGCATCACCGGGCGCGGTTTTGGTTCGGCACTGATGGATGCGCTAATTGAACGATGCGAGCAAGGGCCGTGGCGGCAGATGATTGCCGTGGTGGGAGATGGCAACAATAATGCAGGCTCATTGCGGCTGCATAAAAAGCATGGCTTCGTGATTGTCGGTCAGCTGCGTAGCGTGGGCTATAAGAAAGGCGACTGGCGGGATACGGTGATTATGCAGCGCTCGCTCAACGACGGGGACTGGACGCTGCCGGAATAA
- the pbpG gene encoding D-alanyl-D-alanine endopeptidase: protein MLKFRVSLLSLALLLGASAAVPAVAKTPAVTAAAAQPQIASGSAMIVDLNTNKVIYASHPDLVRPIASITKLMTAMVVLDAHLPLDEKLKVDISHTPEMKGIYSRVRLNSEISRKNMLLLALMSSENRAAASLAHHYPGGYDAFIRAMNAKAKALGMTNTHYVEPTGLSINNVSTARDLTKLLIASKQYPLIGQLSTTREDMATFSNPSYTLPFRNTNHLVYRDNWNIQLTKTGFTNAAGHCLVMRTVFNGKPVALVVMDAFGKYTHFADASRLRTWIETGKVQPVPAAALTYKKQKAEQMATAQND from the coding sequence ATGCTGAAATTCCGAGTCTCTTTACTTAGCCTGGCGCTGTTGCTGGGCGCGTCCGCTGCCGTGCCGGCCGTCGCTAAAACGCCCGCGGTGACCGCCGCTGCTGCTCAGCCGCAAATTGCGTCCGGCAGCGCGATGATTGTCGATCTCAACACCAATAAGGTGATCTACGCCAGCCATCCGGACCTGGTGCGCCCGATCGCCTCAATTACCAAATTAATGACCGCGATGGTGGTGCTTGATGCCCATCTGCCGCTGGACGAAAAATTGAAAGTGGATATCAGCCACACGCCGGAGATGAAGGGTATCTACTCCCGCGTGCGCCTGAACAGTGAGATCAGCCGTAAGAATATGCTGCTGCTGGCGCTGATGTCGTCTGAAAACCGCGCGGCGGCGAGCCTGGCGCACCACTATCCGGGCGGCTATGACGCCTTTATCCGCGCGATGAACGCGAAAGCCAAAGCGCTGGGGATGACCAATACGCACTACGTTGAACCGACGGGTCTGTCGATCAACAACGTCTCCACGGCCCGCGATCTGACGAAACTGCTGATTGCCAGCAAACAGTATCCGCTGATTGGTCAGCTCAGCACCACGCGTGAGGATATGGCGACGTTCTCTAACCCGTCCTATACGCTGCCGTTCCGCAACACTAACCATCTGGTATACCGCGATAACTGGAACATTCAGCTAACGAAAACCGGCTTTACCAACGCGGCAGGACACTGTCTGGTGATGCGCACCGTGTTTAACGGTAAGCCAGTGGCGCTGGTGGTGATGGATGCCTTCGGCAAATATACCCACTTCGCGGACGCGAGCCGCCTGCGTACCTGGATTGAAACCGGGAAAGTCCAGCCCGTTCCGGCCGCAGCATTGACGTATAAAAAGCAGAAAGCGGAACAGATGGCGACGGCGCAGAACGATTGA
- a CDS encoding SDR family oxidoreductase gives MTRVAIVTASDSGIGKTTALMLAERGFDIGVTWHSDEKGALETCREVEAQGQRAEAIHLDLSTLPEGAKAIETLIARFGRLDVLVNNAGAMTKAPFLEMPFDDWRNIFTVDVDGAFLCSQIAARQMVKQGKGGRIVNITSVHEHTPLPEASAYTAAKHALGGLTKSMAMELVKHNILVNAVAPGAIATPMNDMDDSEVKEGSMPEIPLARPGHTKEIASLVAWLCDSDASYTTGQSFIVDGGFMLANPQFKPEG, from the coding sequence ATGACCAGAGTAGCGATAGTGACCGCATCGGATTCCGGGATTGGTAAAACCACGGCGCTGATGCTCGCAGAGCGCGGTTTTGATATTGGCGTCACCTGGCACTCGGATGAAAAAGGGGCGCTGGAAACCTGCCGCGAAGTTGAGGCGCAGGGGCAGCGCGCAGAGGCTATCCATCTTGATTTAAGCACGCTGCCGGAAGGCGCAAAGGCTATTGAAACGCTGATTGCGCGTTTTGGTCGGCTGGACGTGCTGGTTAACAATGCCGGAGCGATGACCAAAGCGCCGTTCCTTGAGATGCCGTTTGACGACTGGCGGAACATTTTCACCGTCGACGTGGACGGCGCGTTTCTCTGCTCACAAATTGCCGCCCGGCAGATGGTGAAGCAGGGGAAAGGTGGGCGGATTGTGAACATTACCTCGGTGCATGAGCACACGCCGCTGCCGGAGGCCAGCGCCTACACGGCGGCAAAACACGCGCTCGGCGGGTTAACCAAATCCATGGCGATGGAACTGGTTAAGCACAACATTCTGGTGAACGCCGTCGCGCCGGGCGCCATTGCCACACCGATGAACGACATGGACGACAGCGAAGTGAAGGAAGGCTCAATGCCTGAGATCCCGCTGGCGCGGCCGGGCCACACCAAAGAGATTGCCAGCCTGGTGGCGTGGCTGTGCGACAGCGACGCCAGCTACACGACGGGGCAATCGTTTATTGTCGACGGGGGCTTTATGCTGGCGAACCCGCAGTTTAAGCCGGAGGGGTAG
- the bglX gene encoding beta-glucosidase BglX, with translation MKWLCSVGVAVSLALQPALAEDLFGNHPLTPEARDAFVTELLKKMTVDEKIGQLRLISVGPDNPKEAIREMIKDGQVGAIFNTVTRQDIRKMQDQVMDLSRLKIPLFFAYDVVHGQRTVFPISLGLASSFNLDAVKTVGRVSAYEAADDGLNMTWAPMVDVSRDPRWGRGSEGFGEDTYLTSTMGKTMVEAMQGKSPADRYSVMTSVKHFAAYGAVEGGKEYNTVDMSPQRLFNDYMPPYKAGLDAGSGAVMVALNSLNGTPATSDSWLLKDVLRDQWGFKGITVSDHGAIKELIKHGTASDPEDAVRVALKSGINMSMSDEYYSKYLPGLVKSGKVTMAELDDAARHVLNVKYDMGLFNDPYSHLGPKDSDPADTNAESRLHRKEARDVARESLVLLKNRLDTLPLKKSGTIAVVGPLADSKRDVMGSWSAAGVADQSVTVLTGIKSAVGDNAKVVYAKGANVTNDKDIVTFLNQYEEAVKVDPRTPKEMIDEAVNTAKQSDVVVAVVGEAQGMAHEASSRTDITIPQSQRDLIAALKATGKPLVLVLMNGRPLALVKEDQQADAILETWFAGTEGGNAIADVLFGDYNPSGKLPMSFPRSVGQIPVYYSHLNTGRPYNADKPNKYTSRYFDEANGPLYPFGYGLSYTTFKVSDVKMSAPTLKRDGKVTASVEVTNTGKREGATVIQMYVQDVTASMSRPVKQLRGFEKVNLKPGETQTISFPIDVDALKFWNQQMKYDAEPGKFNVFIGVDSARVNKGEFELL, from the coding sequence ATGAAATGGCTATGTTCTGTAGGTGTCGCCGTCAGCCTGGCGCTGCAACCTGCGCTGGCAGAGGATTTGTTTGGTAATCACCCGCTCACGCCTGAAGCGCGGGACGCGTTTGTCACGGAATTGCTCAAGAAAATGACGGTCGATGAGAAAATCGGCCAGCTGCGCCTTATCAGCGTCGGCCCGGATAACCCGAAAGAGGCCATCCGCGAGATGATCAAAGACGGGCAGGTAGGGGCCATCTTTAATACCGTCACCCGCCAGGATATCCGCAAGATGCAGGATCAGGTGATGGATCTCAGCCGCCTGAAAATTCCGCTGTTCTTCGCCTATGACGTAGTGCACGGGCAGCGTACCGTCTTCCCGATTAGCCTCGGCTTAGCCTCTTCCTTTAACCTCGACGCGGTGAAAACCGTCGGGCGCGTGTCGGCTTATGAAGCGGCGGACGACGGCCTGAACATGACCTGGGCGCCAATGGTGGACGTCTCGCGCGACCCGCGCTGGGGCCGCGGTTCGGAAGGCTTTGGTGAGGATACGTATTTAACCTCCACGATGGGTAAAACCATGGTGGAAGCGATGCAGGGCAAAAGCCCGGCGGACCGCTACTCGGTGATGACCAGCGTCAAACACTTCGCGGCCTACGGCGCGGTTGAAGGCGGGAAAGAGTACAACACCGTGGACATGAGCCCGCAGCGCCTGTTCAACGACTACATGCCGCCGTACAAGGCTGGTCTGGACGCGGGCAGCGGCGCGGTGATGGTGGCGCTGAACTCGCTGAACGGCACGCCTGCAACGTCCGACTCCTGGCTGCTGAAAGACGTCCTGCGCGACCAGTGGGGCTTTAAGGGCATCACCGTTTCCGACCACGGTGCGATTAAAGAGCTGATCAAACACGGCACGGCGTCCGACCCGGAAGACGCCGTGCGCGTGGCGCTCAAGTCTGGCATCAACATGAGCATGAGCGACGAGTACTACAGCAAATACCTGCCGGGTCTGGTGAAGAGCGGCAAGGTCACGATGGCGGAGCTGGACGATGCCGCGCGCCACGTGCTGAACGTGAAATATGACATGGGTCTGTTTAACGATCCGTACAGCCACCTGGGTCCGAAAGACTCTGACCCGGCAGACACCAACGCCGAAAGCCGCCTGCACCGCAAAGAAGCGCGTGACGTGGCGCGCGAAAGCCTGGTGCTGCTGAAAAACCGCCTCGACACGCTGCCGCTGAAAAAATCCGGCACCATTGCCGTAGTGGGCCCGCTGGCCGACAGCAAGCGCGACGTGATGGGCAGCTGGTCTGCCGCAGGCGTGGCCGATCAGTCCGTGACCGTGCTGACCGGGATTAAGAGTGCCGTGGGTGATAACGCGAAAGTGGTGTACGCCAAAGGGGCGAACGTCACCAACGATAAAGACATCGTCACCTTCCTCAACCAGTACGAGGAGGCGGTGAAGGTCGATCCGCGCACGCCGAAGGAGATGATCGACGAGGCGGTGAATACCGCGAAACAGTCTGATGTGGTTGTCGCGGTCGTGGGCGAAGCGCAGGGTATGGCGCACGAGGCCTCCAGCCGTACCGACATCACCATCCCACAGAGCCAGCGCGATCTGATCGCTGCCCTGAAAGCCACCGGCAAGCCGCTTGTGCTGGTGCTGATGAACGGGCGTCCGCTGGCGCTGGTGAAAGAGGACCAGCAGGCTGACGCCATTCTGGAAACCTGGTTTGCCGGTACCGAAGGCGGTAACGCCATCGCCGACGTGCTGTTTGGTGATTACAACCCGTCGGGCAAGCTGCCGATGTCCTTCCCGCGCTCCGTCGGGCAGATCCCGGTGTACTACAGCCACCTGAACACCGGTCGCCCGTACAACGCCGACAAGCCGAACAAGTACACATCCCGTTACTTCGACGAAGCTAATGGCCCGCTGTATCCGTTTGGTTACGGTCTGAGCTACACCACCTTCAAGGTTTCTGACGTGAAAATGTCGGCGCCGACCCTGAAGCGTGACGGCAAAGTTACCGCCAGCGTCGAGGTGACCAACACCGGCAAGCGCGAAGGGGCAACGGTGATTCAGATGTACGTGCAGGATGTCACCGCCTCGATGAGCCGTCCTGTTAAGCAGCTGCGCGGCTTCGAGAAGGTCAATCTGAAGCCTGGCGAAACCCAAACCATCAGCTTCCCGATTGACGTGGACGCGCTGAAGTTCTGGAACCAGCAGATGAAATACGATGCGGAGCCAGGCAAGTTTAACGTCTTTATCGGCGTGGACTCCGCCCGCGTGAATAAAGGCGAGTTCGAGCTGCTGTAA
- a CDS encoding Yip1 family protein, with amino-acid sequence MNHVWGLFSHPDREMHVIKSENETVSHHYTHHVLLMAAVPVICAFIGTTQIGWNFGDGTVVQLSWFTGLYLAIVFYGLMLAGVAIMGRVIHWMARNYPQRPSLAHCMVFAGYVATPLFLSGIVALYPLVWLCALIGTIALFYTGYLLYLGVPTFLNINKEEGLSFSSSTLAIGVLVLEALLALTVILWGYGYRLF; translated from the coding sequence ATGAACCATGTCTGGGGACTTTTCTCCCATCCCGATCGTGAGATGCATGTCATTAAAAGTGAGAACGAAACGGTCTCGCATCATTACACGCACCACGTGCTGCTGATGGCGGCGGTGCCGGTAATATGCGCTTTTATCGGAACAACACAAATCGGCTGGAACTTCGGTGATGGCACCGTGGTTCAGCTTTCCTGGTTTACCGGGCTCTATCTGGCCATCGTTTTTTATGGCCTGATGCTGGCGGGTGTGGCGATAATGGGGCGTGTCATTCACTGGATGGCGCGTAACTACCCGCAACGTCCATCGCTGGCGCACTGTATGGTCTTTGCCGGATATGTCGCGACCCCGCTGTTCTTAAGCGGTATTGTTGCGCTCTATCCACTGGTCTGGCTCTGCGCGCTGATCGGTACTATTGCCCTCTTTTACACCGGGTATCTGCTGTATCTGGGGGTTCCAACCTTCCTGAATATCAATAAAGAAGAAGGCCTGAGTTTTTCCAGTTCAACGCTCGCCATTGGGGTGCTGGTGCTGGAGGCGCTACTGGCGCTGACGGTTATTCTTTGGGGTTACGGATACCGTCTCTTCTGA
- the mdtQ gene encoding multidrug resistance outer membrane protein MdtQ, which translates to MKRSLILSLSAPFAFILAACAPEHATVSPLKTQTAAASVNTVLNHQDWPKNEWWKAYNDPQLNGLIAKSLSDAPDMQIARQRITLAEAQAKAAMAADGPQIDFSADAERQKMSAEGLMGPFALTDPAAGTTGPWYTNGTFGLTAGWELDLWGKNRARVEARIGKVNAQKAELEQTRQLLASSVARLYWEWQTQAAVGEVLAQIKHEQDNIIGADRELYQHGITSSVEGVETDINANKTEEQLAEVNGKMKAVEARLVALTNSSSVTLTRHALPTVEASLPPTLGYELLARRPDLQEAHWYIEASMSEVEAARAAFYPDVNLMAFLQQDALHLSDLFRASAQQMGVTAGLTLPIFDSGRLNASLDIAQAQNNLSVANYNKAVVEAVNQVARTASEVETLTAKNRHQQQVEKDAARVVALAQARFSAGIVAGSRVSEARIPALREDLAGLLLKGQYIDATLQLTSALGGGYHHG; encoded by the coding sequence ATGAAACGTTCTCTTATTTTATCTCTGAGTGCTCCCTTCGCTTTTATTCTGGCAGCCTGTGCGCCTGAACATGCCACGGTATCTCCCCTTAAAACGCAAACCGCTGCGGCGTCGGTGAATACGGTTCTGAATCATCAGGACTGGCCGAAGAATGAGTGGTGGAAAGCGTATAACGATCCCCAGCTTAACGGGCTGATTGCAAAATCGTTGAGCGATGCGCCGGATATGCAGATTGCCCGCCAGCGCATAACGCTTGCCGAAGCCCAGGCCAAAGCCGCAATGGCCGCTGACGGTCCGCAGATTGATTTTTCCGCCGATGCGGAACGCCAGAAAATGTCCGCCGAAGGGCTGATGGGGCCTTTTGCCCTTACCGACCCGGCTGCAGGCACCACCGGGCCGTGGTACACCAACGGCACCTTCGGCCTGACCGCTGGCTGGGAGCTCGATCTGTGGGGAAAAAATCGCGCCCGGGTCGAGGCCCGGATTGGCAAAGTGAATGCGCAAAAAGCGGAACTGGAGCAAACCCGCCAGCTACTGGCCAGCAGCGTGGCGCGGCTCTACTGGGAGTGGCAAACTCAGGCCGCCGTGGGGGAGGTTCTCGCGCAGATCAAACATGAGCAGGACAATATTATCGGCGCCGACCGCGAGCTGTATCAGCACGGGATCACCTCCTCCGTGGAAGGGGTGGAAACCGATATCAACGCCAACAAAACCGAAGAACAGCTGGCAGAAGTCAACGGGAAGATGAAAGCCGTTGAGGCGCGTCTGGTCGCGCTGACGAATTCTTCCTCCGTGACGCTTACGCGGCATGCGCTGCCGACGGTAGAGGCCTCGTTACCGCCGACGCTCGGTTATGAACTGTTGGCACGCCGTCCGGATCTTCAGGAGGCGCACTGGTATATCGAAGCCTCCATGAGCGAGGTGGAGGCCGCCAGAGCGGCTTTCTATCCTGACGTGAACCTGATGGCGTTCTTACAGCAGGATGCCCTCCATCTGAGCGATCTGTTTCGCGCTTCAGCGCAGCAGATGGGCGTGACAGCCGGGCTTACGCTGCCGATTTTCGACAGCGGCAGGCTGAACGCCAGCCTGGATATCGCCCAGGCGCAGAACAATCTCTCGGTCGCGAACTACAACAAAGCGGTGGTCGAAGCGGTCAATCAGGTGGCGCGCACGGCCAGTGAAGTCGAAACCCTGACGGCGAAGAACCGCCATCAGCAGCAGGTCGAGAAAGATGCGGCGCGAGTTGTGGCGCTGGCGCAGGCGCGTTTCAGCGCGGGGATCGTTGCGGGCTCGCGGGTCAGTGAAGCCAGAATACCGGCCCTCAGGGAAGACCTCGCCGGACTGTTGCTGAAAGGCCAGTATATCGACGCCACGCTGCAGCTCACGTCGGCGCTGGGCGGCGGCTATCATCATGGCTAA
- a CDS encoding glycoside hydrolase family 1 protein, whose protein sequence is MKTFPDDFLWGGAVAANQVEGAYLEEGKGLSTSDVQPQGVFGPVVERVAGDSGIKDVAIDFYHRYPEDIKLFAEMGFSCLRVSIAWTRIFPNGDEQQPNEAGLAFYDRLFDELAAHNITPLVTLSHYEMPWGLVKQYGGWGSRQTIGFFERYARTVFARYKEKVKLWLTFNEINMSLHAPMTGVGLPETSSKGEVYQAIHHQLVASALAVKACHEIIPGARIGNMLLGGLMYPLTCKPEDVLETLQENRAWQFFGDVQCRGAYPGYMQRFFRDSGIQLEVTDDDREALKSTVDFISFSYYMTGCVTADEALNQQARGNILSMVPNPHLASSEWGWQIDPIGLRTLLNVLWDRYQKPLFIVENGLGAKDKPDANGVVQDDYRISYLNDHLVQVREAIDDGVEVMGYTSWGPIDLVSASKAELSKRYGFIYVDRDDSGNGTLARSRKKSFYWYKEVIATKGASLKD, encoded by the coding sequence ATGAAAACTTTCCCGGACGATTTTTTATGGGGCGGCGCGGTTGCCGCGAATCAGGTAGAAGGCGCGTATCTGGAGGAGGGGAAAGGGCTGTCCACCTCAGACGTTCAGCCGCAGGGCGTCTTCGGCCCGGTGGTTGAGCGCGTGGCGGGCGACAGCGGCATCAAGGACGTCGCTATCGACTTCTATCACCGCTACCCGGAAGACATCAAACTGTTCGCTGAGATGGGCTTTAGCTGCCTGCGCGTCTCCATTGCCTGGACCCGCATTTTTCCGAACGGCGACGAGCAGCAGCCTAACGAAGCGGGGCTGGCGTTTTACGACCGGCTGTTTGACGAGCTGGCCGCGCACAATATCACCCCGCTGGTGACGCTGTCGCATTACGAAATGCCGTGGGGGCTGGTGAAGCAGTACGGCGGGTGGGGCAGCCGCCAGACCATTGGGTTCTTCGAGCGCTACGCCCGTACCGTGTTTGCGCGCTACAAGGAGAAGGTGAAGCTCTGGCTGACCTTCAACGAGATCAACATGTCCCTGCACGCGCCGATGACCGGCGTGGGCCTGCCGGAAACCAGCAGCAAAGGGGAGGTGTACCAGGCGATCCATCATCAGCTGGTGGCCAGCGCGCTGGCCGTGAAGGCCTGCCACGAGATTATCCCGGGTGCCAGAATCGGCAACATGCTGCTGGGCGGCCTGATGTACCCGCTGACCTGCAAGCCGGAAGATGTTCTGGAGACGCTGCAGGAAAACCGCGCGTGGCAATTCTTTGGCGACGTGCAGTGCCGTGGCGCCTATCCGGGCTATATGCAGCGCTTCTTCCGCGACAGCGGTATTCAGCTTGAGGTAACGGATGACGACCGCGAGGCGCTGAAATCGACCGTTGATTTTATCTCCTTCAGCTACTACATGACGGGCTGCGTCACCGCGGATGAGGCCCTCAACCAGCAGGCGCGCGGCAACATCCTGAGCATGGTGCCAAACCCGCATCTGGCCAGTTCCGAATGGGGCTGGCAGATTGACCCCATCGGCCTGCGTACCCTGTTGAACGTCCTCTGGGATCGCTATCAGAAGCCATTGTTTATTGTGGAAAATGGCCTCGGAGCGAAGGATAAACCGGATGCGAACGGCGTGGTGCAGGATGACTATCGCATCAGCTACCTTAACGACCACCTGGTGCAGGTGCGTGAAGCCATTGACGACGGCGTTGAGGTGATGGGGTATACCAGCTGGGGGCCAATCGACCTGGTGAGCGCGTCTAAAGCTGAACTCTCCAAGCGCTACGGCTTTATTTACGTCGATCGCGATGACAGCGGTAACGGCACGCTGGCGCGCAGCCGTAAGAAAAGTTTCTACTGGTATAAAGAGGTTATTGCCACAAAAGGCGCTTCGCTGAAAGACTGA
- a CDS encoding DedA family protein, with protein sequence MDINALIEQYGYAALVVGSVAEGETITLLGGVAAHQGLLKFPLVVAAVALGGMIGDQLLYFLGLRFGPTLLKRFAKHQKKIRRAQRLIQRHPYLFVIGTRFMYGFRIIGPILIGASHLPPKIFLPLNVLGAIAWALIFTTLGYVGGEVIGPWLHNLDQHLKHWAWLILVVVAVIGVRLWLKHRDKTRDEE encoded by the coding sequence ATGGATATTAACGCACTCATTGAACAATATGGATATGCCGCGCTGGTCGTCGGTAGCGTGGCGGAAGGTGAAACCATCACGCTGTTAGGCGGCGTCGCCGCGCATCAGGGCTTACTGAAATTCCCGCTGGTCGTCGCCGCGGTCGCGCTCGGCGGAATGATTGGCGATCAGCTGCTCTACTTTCTCGGGCTGCGCTTCGGGCCCACGCTGCTTAAGCGTTTCGCAAAGCATCAGAAGAAAATCCGCCGCGCTCAACGGCTCATTCAACGTCATCCCTATCTGTTCGTCATCGGCACGCGCTTTATGTATGGCTTTCGCATTATCGGGCCGATACTGATTGGCGCCAGCCATCTGCCGCCAAAAATTTTCCTGCCGCTCAATGTTCTTGGTGCGATAGCCTGGGCGCTGATCTTTACGACGCTCGGCTACGTCGGGGGCGAAGTGATTGGCCCGTGGCTGCATAATCTCGACCAGCACCTGAAACACTGGGCGTGGTTGATTCTGGTGGTGGTGGCGGTGATTGGGGTCAGGCTGTGGCTGAAGCACCGGGATAAGACGCGGGATGAGGAGTAG
- the dld gene encoding D-lactate dehydrogenase, which produces MSSVRTNDNTAFINELSRLVGSSHLLTDPAKTARYRKGFRSGQGEALAVVFPGTLLELWRVLSACVAADKIILMQAANTGLTEGSTPNGNDYDRDIVIISTLRLDKLHLLDKGEQVLAFPGTTLYSLEKALKPLGREPHSVIGSSCIGASVVGGICNNSGGSLVQRGPAYTEMSLFARIDENGKLTLVNHLGIDLGVTPEQILSKLDDDRVKDEDVQHDGRHAHDHDYVTRVRDIDADTPARYNADPDRLFESSGCAGKLAVFAVRLDTFPAEKKQQVFYIGTNQPEVLTEIRRHILGEFTHLPVAGEYMHRDIYDIAERYGKDTFLMIDKLGTDKMPFFFTMKGRTDAMLEKVSLFKPHFTDRFMQKLGNVFPSHLPERMKTWRDKYEHHLLLKMAGDGIAEAQTWLTEFFKTAEGDFFACTPEEGSKAFLHRFAAAGAAIRYQAVHSEEVEDILALDIALRRNDTEWFEHLPPEIDGKLVHKLYYGHFMCYVFHQDYIVKKGVDAHELKEQMLALLRERGAQYPAEHNVGHLYKAPDALKQFYRENDPTNSMNPGIGKTTRKKYWKEEADAEQRITQASD; this is translated from the coding sequence ATGTCTTCTGTTCGAACAAACGATAACACGGCTTTTATTAACGAACTGTCGCGCCTGGTTGGCTCCTCTCACCTGCTTACCGACCCGGCCAAAACCGCCCGCTACCGCAAAGGTTTCCGCTCCGGTCAGGGCGAGGCGCTGGCGGTGGTCTTCCCCGGCACGCTGCTTGAGCTGTGGCGCGTGCTGAGCGCCTGCGTCGCCGCCGACAAGATTATTTTAATGCAGGCGGCCAACACCGGCCTGACCGAAGGCTCCACGCCAAACGGCAACGATTACGATCGCGACATCGTGATTATCAGCACCCTGCGCCTCGACAAGCTGCACCTGCTGGACAAAGGCGAGCAGGTGCTCGCGTTCCCCGGCACGACGCTCTATTCCCTCGAAAAAGCGCTTAAGCCGCTGGGCCGTGAGCCGCACTCGGTGATTGGCTCCTCCTGCATTGGCGCCTCGGTGGTTGGCGGAATTTGCAACAACTCCGGCGGCTCGCTGGTGCAGCGCGGCCCGGCCTACACCGAGATGTCGCTGTTTGCCCGTATTGACGAAAACGGCAAGCTGACGCTGGTGAACCACCTGGGTATCGATCTCGGCGTAACGCCGGAACAGATCCTCAGCAAGCTCGACGACGATCGCGTGAAGGACGAAGACGTGCAGCACGACGGTCGTCATGCGCACGATCACGACTACGTGACCCGCGTGCGGGATATCGACGCCGACACCCCGGCGCGCTACAACGCCGACCCGGACCGCCTGTTTGAATCCTCGGGCTGCGCCGGGAAGCTGGCCGTTTTTGCCGTGCGTCTGGATACCTTCCCGGCAGAGAAAAAGCAGCAGGTGTTTTACATTGGTACCAATCAGCCTGAGGTTCTGACCGAAATTCGTCGTCATATTCTGGGCGAATTTACCCATCTGCCGGTGGCGGGCGAGTACATGCACCGGGACATTTACGACATCGCCGAGCGCTACGGCAAAGATACGTTCCTGATGATCGACAAGCTCGGCACCGACAAAATGCCGTTCTTCTTCACCATGAAGGGACGCACCGACGCGATGCTGGAGAAAGTGTCGCTGTTCAAACCCCACTTCACCGACCGCTTTATGCAGAAGCTGGGCAACGTTTTCCCGTCGCATCTGCCGGAGCGAATGAAAACCTGGCGCGATAAGTACGAACATCACCTGCTGCTGAAAATGGCCGGGGACGGAATTGCCGAAGCGCAGACCTGGCTGACCGAGTTCTTCAAAACCGCCGAAGGGGATTTCTTTGCCTGTACGCCTGAAGAGGGCAGCAAAGCGTTCCTGCACCGTTTTGCCGCTGCGGGCGCCGCCATTCGTTACCAGGCGGTGCATTCCGAAGAGGTGGAAGATATTCTGGCGCTCGATATCGCCCTGCGCCGTAACGACACCGAGTGGTTTGAGCACCTCCCGCCGGAAATCGACGGCAAGCTGGTGCATAAGCTCTATTACGGCCACTTTATGTGTTATGTCTTCCATCAGGATTACATCGTCAAAAAAGGGGTCGATGCACACGAACTGAAGGAGCAGATGCTCGCCCTTCTGCGTGAACGCGGCGCACAATATCCTGCGGAACATAACGTTGGACATCTTTATAAAGCCCCTGACGCACTTAAGCAGTTTTATCGCGAGAATGACCCTACAAACAGCATGAATCCCGGCATTGGTAAAACAACGCGGAAGAAATACTGGAAAGAAGAGGCAGACGCGGAGCAGCGCATAACGCAAGCGTCTGATTAA